In the Balaenoptera ricei isolate mBalRic1 chromosome 1, mBalRic1.hap2, whole genome shotgun sequence genome, AAGAATGATATAGTCCCATTTAGACTGTTATATAGGTCAGCCTTTTTTAGGGAGATGTTTAAACATATAGTATATAACTTTAAAATGCTGTAAAGttaccacaaaaataaaataacaaaactacCTAATCATTCTACCTCTCTCTCTATCCTCCCTGCCCCTGTACACCTGGGTCTGGGAGATTTGCCTTATCATCACTCAAAAAAGTGTCAAGAATAATGGTCACAGCTTAGGTTGCATGGGTAAGATTACAGCCAGAGATTAAAAGACCACACATCCGTAAGAAGCAGTATCCCAGTCAGGCATCTGAAAGGGCAAAGAGGTGGCTCTGTGCAGGCTGAGTAGCAGGCTCTTCAGTGGAGAGATGAGCACCTGCCCTGCCTCTTCAGTGCTCACCATAGACTCATGCAGGGAATATGCCAGCCACCTCCTCCTCAGGGAGGGGCATGATGCCAATCAGTCATACTGTCTCAAGAAGCGGCACCACCTGCTTTATTTACACAAAGAAAATGCTCAATAATAACAGCATCATCCCATGCCTCCCTCCCACCAAAGATCATTCTCCTGAATGACCTTTCTAAAACAAAGATCTTATATTCCCCTACTCCAATATACTCACCCCCTGGAGATACTTTCTTATATGTCATTTCAAGATACATTTAGAACCAAACCCTCGCAAAGACATTTAGACTTGGTGCCTGATAACTTGATTACCTTCAGAGTCCTGGGTAAAGAGCAAATCAGGCTGCAGATTTAACTGAGTGGTCCTATCCTGGCACTGAGCCCAAGGGCTGTTAGGAAGCTGTCCTAAGCCCTGATACCGGTCATTGGTTACATCTCGGAAAGGAGCTCTAGAGTTGTGGGCAATGACCCTCTGGCCCTGAGAATCCTCGGTGAAAAGCTGACTCCAGGAGTCCTTGTCATTCTTTTCGCTGTCCCAGGAAAACACAGGAATAGGACAAGGGCTTTGTTTCACTGCTTCTTTGTTTGCTCCACTCCAGGAATCCTCGTATGTTTGAAGCAGGATGGGGGCCTGCCTGTTTCTTTTGGCAGACACCTTTTCCAAGTTAGTCTTATCCAAGAGCTGATGGCCCTTGTGCCCAGGTGTTTTACTCTGTCTCTCCACATTCTGATGATAGTTCTTTTTCTTAGATCCATGAGGCCATCCCCTTTTCCAGGAAgaatcctcttcctccttttggTCCAGTAAGCAAGAACTCTCCAGATCTTGGGTGAAGGAACAGGCCAGTGAGGCTTTACTCTCTCCAGCACAGACAAAGGTATCAGGCTGGAACAAAGACAGCACAGTCACGCATGGGCTTCCTGTTCCATGGTGATAAGAAGCCTGGAAGGACTGAGGAGGAAGTCTAGCTTCCTGGATGTCTGCAGGGGTTGAAGTGGCTAAAGGGGGTGCCATGCAGTCATCCCCCAAGCCCTGGATCAGATGGTCTAGCTGGGTTGCATCTTCCTTAGACTCTTTGTTGGTCTGACGTTCTATATGAGATGAAACACTCCTCTGGTCACCACCATTTGTCTTTCCTagtaaaacaagacaaacaaataTTATTCTGCAGGAAAACTCCACCTGAGTAGGATTTAGGTGGCTTTTTCTGAAATCAGTATCAGCTACCATAACTACTAGTGCAGGGGTCTTAGGACTCTTCACAGATCTTTGTAGCTGATCTTCCTACTTtcagtctcttttctttcctgaatGATCTAAAACACAGCTCTTATATTCCCCTACTCAAATATACGGATGCTTCCCATGACCTACCTAATAAAGTCAAACATGTTACACAGTCAGACCACAGCCTACTTTTCCAGTTGATTGGGGTTTGTTTAACATAGGCCACatcagttttgcttttgttttttatttaacgtAGTTTCTGCTAAATAGTGATCCTGGCCAAATATCACCCCTGGATATTATCCTTTGAGAAACATGTTCAATATACACCATTTTTGTAAAGTCTCAAAGATCACATTGACCAGCCAACTCTGAGAAACCTTCTGGTGACAGTGAGAAAGAATGTGGGTCTCCTGCTCCCCAGACATTTCATGGGAAAGGGAGTAAAGACACAATTAGATGCTAAGTCCATCAGTAGAAAGGACAATTAAAAAAactattaggggcttccctggtggcgcggtggttgggagtctgcctgccaatgcaggagacacgggttcaagccctggtctgggaagatcccacatgccgcggagcaactaggcccgtgagccacaattactgagcctgcgtgtctggagcctgtgctccgcaacgggagaggccgcgatagtgagaggcctgcgcatcacgatgaagagtggcccccacttgccgcaactggagagggccctcgcgcagaaatgaggacccaacacagccatagatagatagataaataaataaataaacccaaaagttaaataaataaataaattaattaaaaaaaaacaaaaaaacaccaaaagatAGGATGGTTCTTATTGGTGAGATTATTCAATAATACAATTGAGATTCCAAATACACACTAGAAATGAGGATGAAAATTAGATTCTCAGGTAGTgtaatgaacaacaacaacaaaaaggcatATCAataccctccaaaaaaaaaaaaaaaactattagtgTCCAGCCTGTCCACTTTATCAGGTGTGGAATGGATCCTGTCTGCCTTAAAGATAGATGACATGGAATTcctactcccccccccccaccaaattaTGCCAAGATCTAATTACAAACAAGGCTGAATGactgatttcttctttccttctccaagAAATATACCACAGAAATTGTTTTGTAAAAGCGTTCTCAACTGGCCTAAGACTTCAATACAGACTATGTAGAATATACCAGAATTTTGAAATGGAAAGTGGTTTTGAGAAAAATCTGCCCTTGTTACTTAAAGCAAAAGTAAGTTTTTGTTTGTGGTAGGGAGAAGGCATTTTGAAGGTTTATGCAAAGCAGTCCTGGGAACAGCACCAAGAGTTAGAGCTCTCTTCCCTGCACCCTTCAACTGGCAAGAACCCTGCTCTGTAAGCCCCAGCCTGGTCTGAGGCAGCTGGTCCCCTGAAGAGGAACATGCAAACAAAGAATTGCCAAAGGATGATGAAACACAAGCCAACTTTATGCCAAGCTTTCTAAGAAAAAAAGCGCTTTTGAACTTTGATTAATTTGAGAAGCTTCATATAGACATATCAATTATCAATTAATCTTATACAGACTGCTAATTGTGGCCAGTCCAAGACATATATCTTACTAATGGCACATCAGCTCCCCTCTGCACCCCCAACTCCCAAGTATACCTTTCCTCACTGCTCTGTCAGGGAATACCAATACTTTTCTGGTTCTGTTTAGACTGAGATAAACAGAACCAGAAAACTACCTTTgtaaaagtatgtatatattgcTTTCCAAAAGACGATGCTTTACTTGTGTTTTAAAACATCTTCTAATAGGTCAGCTAAGTTTAACAGAATGCACTAATGGCACCACTTCTCATAAATATCCCAGCATGGAAAAATGAATGCACTCCCTTTTGGTCCCTGGTTGCTTCCAGTCTGGTCACCATACCTGGCTGCAGGGTGAAGAAGGAAGCAATGCTGGTCTGCCGAGTGCCTGCAGGTGGACGACTTCTTTGAGTAAAAGAAATGTTAGCCTTTCTCTCTCCAGGAAAGAGTGTTAGCATTTTGGTACTTGACTTGATTAAATGTGTCtgagaagggggagaaaaagaataagagaaaccTATTAATATCAAAACAGCTGCCAGACAGGATTCAGTAAACACCAGTAACCCTCTTGGAAACACACTAGACCTCTTGGACTCGACTAATATCCTCTACTCTAGTCTTTGCTGTACATCGCCTTCCACCATTTTCTGCCAACTGATGGTGTTTGTTTTCCCTCAAGAATCACATATTCCAACCATAGCCCATTCTCTCTGCTTCCCCATGGAAATCAGGCAGGCTGACTAAACAGGAAGGGATTCCACAGGTGATATTCTCTCCTTTATATTTAAAGATAATTAATGAAACTAGGGACctctctggcagtccagtagttaagactctgtgctcccaatgcagggagccggggttcgatccctggtcagggaactagatcctgcatgccgcaactaaaaaaaagatcctgcgtgccacaactgaagaTTATTATgcacatggcaacgaagatcccgcgtgcagctaagacccggtgcagccaaatacataagtaaataaatttttttttaaataataaagataattaatGATTCTACATCAGTAGCAGTTGatacatttttaatagttttcaaaTAGTCACACAGTGGTTAACAGCATGGCTCCCGAGTCACACAGCTTCTGTTCAAACCAATACCAATTCTGCCACTGCCAATTACTAGCTGCATGACCCTCTAGAAGTTGTCTGATCTCTGTCTCATTCTCATGtgtgaaatggggacaataatagtacCAAGCCCATAGGGCAGTTACGAGGATTTGGTGAGTTAATTCACATAAAAGGCTTACAAAGTTTTGGCACATTATACAGCATTTAATAATAGTTGGCTATTATAAAGAGGAGGAGCAATGAAACAGCAACAGTCTTATTACATTTTCATCTCCCCGCCCTTTATACTTTGAGTATGAACTGGAAGATGGGCCAGAGAGGTTTGGGATGTGTCAACTTTTATACCTCATCCTTATTTAATGTAAtttgattttgtttccatttgcttgTTATGGAATGCTTGAGAAGTAGGGAGAATAGGATTATATTCAATTCAATTTGGCTGTGAAAGCCACAGAAGAAATGAGATTTGCCAATATCCATTACCAAGTTGGAAGTAGGCCTGAAACTTGAACCCAAATTATTAATTCTAGCCCAAAGTtgacttcatttcatttttacatttggaAACTAAAATGTACTTTAAGTGGTTAAAAGACGGAAGAAATCCTGGATGTAAAACTGATACTTTGACTTGTACTGGTATGGAACATTCTCTTCCACCATACCAAACTAGAAAACTGGATAAGATACATGAAACAACTGATTTTAGACAACGGATAACAGGCAGTGCAGAACTGTGATCCCCAACAGCAGGAAAACACATGAAGTGAACCCTGGGACACCCTAGCTTTCTGCTTGAAAGCACTTGTCAGAATGCAATGTATAGAGAGAGTACTCAGGCAAAGCATTGCAGTCTTGATAAATTGAGTAGACTGAGATTGGAATTTGGGGAAGATGAGGTGGCTGGGATTTGCAGTGCAGAGAAGTATATCCAGAAATCTACATAGGGATCCCTTCAGTCCATTACTGAGTACTGACCTACACGTGTGTTAGGCGAAACCCCGTGAGGCCAGACAAAGAAATGCCAGGAACTGCAAGATGAACAATTCCCAGAGCTCACACAGGGCTGGGAGAGTTCCCACTAGCCAAAGTGGAAAGACCTTTTTAATACCAGTGGCATTCAGCAGAATTAGCAGAAGGATCACCCCTTAGCAGTAGAGCTAAACTAGCTGCAG is a window encoding:
- the AUNIP gene encoding aurora kinase A- and ninein-interacting protein isoform X3, whose amino-acid sequence is MRRRGPEEEEACGVWLDAAALKRRKAQTHLIKSSTKMLTLFPGERKANISFTQRSRPPAGTRQTSIASFFTLQPGKTNGGDQRSVSSHIERQTNKESKEDATQLDHLIQGLGDDCMAPPLATSTPADIQEARLPPQSFQASYHHGTGSPCVTVLSLFQPDTFVCAGESKASLACSFTQDLESSCLLDQKEEEDSSWKRGWPHGSKKKNYHQNVERQSKTPGHKGHQLLDKTNLEKVSAKRNRQAPILLQTYEDSWSGANKEAVKQSPCPIPVFSWDSEKNDKDSWSQLFTEDSQGQRVIAHNSRAPFRDVTNDRYQGLGQLPNSPWAQCQDRTTQLNLQPDLLFTQDSEGNQVIRHQV
- the AUNIP gene encoding aurora kinase A- and ninein-interacting protein isoform X2, translated to MPRVVGSQSGLLLQLGSVAVSSAAMRRRGPEEEEACGVWLDAAALKRRKAQTHLIKSSTKMLTLFPGERKANISFTQRSRPPAGTRQTSIASFFTLQPGKTNGGDQRSVSSHIERQTNKESKEDATQLDHLIQGLGDDCMAPPLATSTPADIQEARLPPQSFQASYHHGTGSPCVTVLSLFQPDTFVCAGESKASLACSFTQDLESSCLLDQKEEEDSSWKRGWPHGSKKKNYHQNVERQSKTPGHKGHQLLDKTNLEKVSAKRNRQAPILLQTYEDSWSGANKEAVKQSPCPIPVFSWDSEKNDKDSWSQLFTEDSQGQRVIAHNSRAPFRDVTNDRYQGLGQLPNSPWAQCQDRTTQLNLQPDLLFTQDSEGNQVIRHQV
- the AUNIP gene encoding aurora kinase A- and ninein-interacting protein isoform X1 — encoded protein: MPRVVGSQSGLLLQLGSVAEDRNQSSLPHIHEPGPGHLVSAQLCPPCCVILVSSAAMRRRGPEEEEACGVWLDAAALKRRKAQTHLIKSSTKMLTLFPGERKANISFTQRSRPPAGTRQTSIASFFTLQPGKTNGGDQRSVSSHIERQTNKESKEDATQLDHLIQGLGDDCMAPPLATSTPADIQEARLPPQSFQASYHHGTGSPCVTVLSLFQPDTFVCAGESKASLACSFTQDLESSCLLDQKEEEDSSWKRGWPHGSKKKNYHQNVERQSKTPGHKGHQLLDKTNLEKVSAKRNRQAPILLQTYEDSWSGANKEAVKQSPCPIPVFSWDSEKNDKDSWSQLFTEDSQGQRVIAHNSRAPFRDVTNDRYQGLGQLPNSPWAQCQDRTTQLNLQPDLLFTQDSEGNQVIRHQV